A genomic stretch from Halobellus sp. LT62 includes:
- a CDS encoding cytochrome b N-terminal domain-containing protein, with amino-acid sequence MSQSSLPHSTPKVALVGLVTALALVDVALLAVSPTTSQIELLRLLLAVGGFGAVVLALVAGIDHNPRYALGAALSVPFVALYAYTGLVLPWTQLSFTIAQAGIELALSVPVVGDPLASALFGGSTISQATLQASFRYHYALVALALVGVVTAVGTVGWRHLTAVRSEETPRS; translated from the coding sequence ATGAGTCAGTCCTCCCTCCCGCACTCGACGCCGAAGGTCGCCCTCGTCGGGCTCGTCACCGCGCTCGCGCTCGTCGACGTCGCATTACTCGCCGTCTCGCCGACCACGTCGCAGATCGAACTGCTCCGACTGCTGCTGGCGGTCGGCGGGTTCGGCGCGGTCGTCCTCGCGCTCGTCGCCGGAATCGATCACAACCCGAGATACGCCCTCGGGGCTGCCCTTTCGGTTCCGTTCGTCGCGCTGTACGCGTATACCGGCCTCGTTCTCCCGTGGACGCAGCTTTCGTTCACGATCGCGCAGGCCGGGATCGAACTGGCGCTCTCCGTCCCGGTCGTCGGCGACCCGCTGGCTTCCGCTCTGTTCGGCGGCTCCACGATCAGTCAAGCGACGCTGCAGGCCAGTTTCCGATACCACTACGCGCTCGTCGCACTCGCGCTCGTCGGCGTCGTCACCGCTGTCGGAACGGTCGGGTGGCGACACCTCACCGCTGTCCGATCGGAGGAAACTCCCCGCAGCTGA
- a CDS encoding ORC1-type DNA replication protein produces MRDDPDEGMLSWDETVFRDEHVFEIDYVPETFEHRETQLESLKYALRPAVRGSRPLNTMVRGPPGTGKTTAVQKLFGELGAQSGVQTVRVNCQVDSTRYAVFSRIFEHIFEYEPPSSGISFKKLFGQITDRLVEEEQVLAVALDDVNYLFYENEVSDTLYSLLRAHEAHSGAKIGVVVVSSDLSLDVIDELDNRVQSVFRPEEVYFPVYGVDEIVDILRERVRRGFHEGVVSSTELDRVAELTAESGDLRVGIDLLRRAGLHAEMRASRTVNVEDVEAAYEKSKYVHLSRSLRGLSERERELVRVIAEHDGSQAGEVYDAFHEETDLGYTRYSEIVNKLDRLGLVDTDYAEIEGRGRSRSLSLAYDSEAVLERL; encoded by the coding sequence ATGAGGGACGACCCCGATGAGGGGATGCTGTCGTGGGACGAGACGGTCTTCCGCGACGAACACGTCTTCGAGATCGATTACGTCCCCGAGACGTTCGAGCACCGCGAGACGCAACTGGAGAGCCTGAAGTACGCGCTCCGGCCCGCCGTCCGCGGGTCACGCCCGCTCAACACGATGGTCCGCGGGCCGCCGGGAACGGGCAAGACGACCGCCGTCCAGAAGCTCTTCGGCGAACTCGGAGCCCAGAGCGGCGTCCAGACCGTCCGCGTGAACTGTCAGGTCGACTCGACGCGCTACGCCGTCTTCTCGCGGATTTTCGAGCACATCTTCGAGTACGAACCGCCGTCGTCGGGGATCTCCTTCAAGAAGCTCTTCGGACAGATCACCGACCGGCTCGTCGAGGAGGAGCAGGTGCTCGCGGTCGCGCTCGACGACGTGAACTACCTCTTCTACGAGAACGAGGTCTCGGACACGCTCTACTCGCTGCTCCGGGCGCACGAGGCGCACTCGGGCGCGAAGATCGGCGTCGTCGTCGTCTCCTCGGACCTCTCGCTCGACGTGATCGACGAACTCGACAACCGCGTCCAGAGCGTGTTCCGTCCCGAGGAGGTGTACTTCCCCGTCTACGGCGTCGACGAGATCGTCGACATCCTCCGCGAGCGCGTTCGCCGCGGGTTCCACGAGGGCGTCGTCAGCTCGACGGAGCTCGATCGCGTCGCCGAGTTGACCGCCGAGAGCGGCGACCTGCGGGTCGGCATCGACCTCCTCCGCCGCGCGGGACTCCACGCCGAGATGCGCGCGAGCCGGACCGTCAACGTCGAAGACGTCGAGGCGGCCTACGAGAAGTCCAAGTACGTCCACCTCTCGCGGAGCCTCCGCGGCCTCTCCGAGCGCGAGCGCGAACTCGTCCGCGTGATCGCCGAGCACGACGGCTCCCAAGCGGGCGAGGTGTACGACGCGTTCCACGAGGAGACGGATCTCGGCTACACGCGCTATTCGGAGATCGTCAACAAACTGGACCGATTAGGGCTCGTCGACACCGATTACGCCGAGATCGAGGGGCGCGGTCGGTCGCGGTCGCTCTCGTTGGCCTACGATTCCGAGGCCGTGTTAGAGCGACTTTGA
- the larE gene encoding ATP-dependent sacrificial sulfur transferase LarE, with the protein MSTQTDAEEPPVDVTGKAEDVRESLADCDGVLVAFSGGVDSAVVAALAHEALGDDAVACTAKSETLPAAELDDARRVAEEIGIRHEVVEFSELDDPNFVQNDGERCYHCRTMRLGRMYEAAHELGIETVCDGTNASDPGEGHRPGLRAVEELEVRSPLLEAGIEKDEVREIADDFGLSVADKPSMACLSSRIPTGLEVTNERLTRIEKAERVLREWGFSQFRVRDHDGLARIEIAPEELDGALNRDFVVAAREHLTELGFEHVTLDLHGYQTGSVSPNGDDEPLVEDVFAAEYPTASE; encoded by the coding sequence ATGTCAACCCAGACGGATGCGGAAGAGCCTCCCGTCGATGTCACCGGGAAGGCCGAGGACGTCCGCGAGTCGCTGGCCGACTGCGACGGCGTCCTCGTCGCGTTCTCCGGCGGTGTCGACTCCGCAGTCGTCGCTGCGCTCGCGCACGAGGCTCTCGGCGACGACGCCGTCGCGTGCACGGCCAAATCCGAGACGCTCCCGGCCGCCGAACTCGACGACGCCCGCCGCGTCGCCGAGGAGATCGGGATCCGCCACGAGGTCGTCGAGTTCTCCGAGCTCGACGATCCGAACTTCGTGCAGAACGACGGCGAGCGGTGCTATCACTGCCGGACGATGCGCCTCGGACGGATGTACGAAGCCGCTCACGAACTGGGTATCGAGACGGTCTGCGACGGCACCAACGCCTCGGATCCGGGCGAGGGCCACCGACCGGGACTTCGCGCAGTCGAGGAGTTAGAGGTCCGCTCGCCGCTCTTGGAGGCCGGAATCGAGAAGGACGAGGTGCGCGAGATCGCCGACGACTTCGGGCTGTCAGTCGCGGACAAGCCCTCGATGGCGTGTCTCTCCTCGCGGATTCCGACCGGATTAGAAGTCACGAACGAGCGCCTGACGCGCATCGAGAAGGCGGAACGGGTGCTCAGAGAGTGGGGATTCTCGCAGTTCCGCGTCCGCGATCACGACGGCCTCGCACGGATCGAAATCGCGCCAGAAGAACTAGATGGCGCACTGAACCGCGACTTCGTCGTCGCCGCGCGCGAACATCTCACGGAGCTCGGCTTCGAGCACGTGACGCTGGATCTACACGGGTATCAGACCGGAAGCGTCAGCCCGAACGGCGACGACGAGCCGCTCGTCGAAGACGTGTTCGCGGCCGAGTACCCGACAGCTAGCGAGTGA
- a CDS encoding MutS-related protein codes for MQFEAIPGVGEKTANALSQLDDAERALNEGDVATLARAPGLSEGRAAVVARGAIRRRHGDDGDFLATDRAREVYEDALGLLRRRTVTDYAAKRIATFYPTRSASRIREVREFVDRATDHDPDPAVLDALSGVEPLSSPAARRVRDRCLATADAERFAAAEEAFPELSVEVVEDARGLAELARSYSTVVALDEQFAGVDVEGDVRVRPDALESPDEIVPERVLAFFAENRSRILAAAAVHEAAGLDASCDLDALRDALDRLDDDGTIVGDAELDRLMTAVDDLDAAVSTAESVANDRLREVIRERDVTIEGTDFLSLVEQGARVDSLLDRELDDDYAAAVAAAREHLVDALDLRPEEADFAERAFPEDPAFPIEHHETVISRLRTELKAGRDRRAARLKRELAADLSALREPVERLVRDALELDVELAVARFADDFDCALPTFVDLDGDASVDGDNGAPESDASGGTGPRKPRGFAIEGGRSPLLDVEYGDVDPVDYEVSGVTLLSGVNSGGKTSTLDLVALVVVLAQMGLPVPAERVELERFSELHYYAKTQGTLDAGAFESTLRDFRTLADGETNRLVLVDELESITEPGASAKIVAGILEALDEQAATAVFVSHLAREIVEAADFEVAVDGIEALGLEDGKLVVNRSPVKDHLARSTPELIVEKLADGDDSGFYDRLLTKF; via the coding sequence ATGCAGTTCGAGGCCATCCCCGGTGTCGGCGAGAAGACGGCGAACGCGCTGTCGCAACTCGACGACGCCGAGCGGGCGCTCAACGAGGGCGACGTCGCCACGCTGGCTCGCGCGCCCGGGCTCTCGGAGGGGCGCGCGGCGGTCGTCGCCCGCGGGGCGATCCGCCGCCGACACGGCGACGACGGCGACTTCCTCGCGACCGACCGGGCGCGAGAGGTGTACGAGGACGCGCTCGGACTCCTCCGCCGGCGGACGGTCACCGACTACGCCGCCAAGCGGATCGCCACGTTCTACCCGACGCGGTCGGCCTCGCGGATCCGTGAAGTCCGCGAGTTCGTCGACCGTGCGACCGACCACGACCCCGATCCCGCGGTTCTCGACGCGCTTTCCGGCGTCGAACCGCTCTCGTCACCCGCCGCCCGCCGGGTCCGTGACCGCTGTCTCGCGACCGCGGACGCCGAGCGATTCGCCGCCGCCGAGGAGGCGTTTCCCGAACTCTCCGTCGAGGTCGTCGAGGACGCCCGCGGCCTCGCCGAACTCGCCCGCTCGTACTCGACGGTGGTCGCGCTCGACGAGCAGTTCGCGGGCGTCGACGTCGAGGGCGACGTCCGCGTGCGACCCGACGCGCTGGAGAGCCCCGACGAGATCGTTCCCGAACGGGTCCTCGCCTTCTTCGCCGAGAACCGCTCGCGCATCCTCGCCGCGGCGGCGGTCCACGAGGCCGCGGGATTAGACGCGTCCTGCGATCTCGACGCGCTGCGCGACGCGCTCGACCGGCTCGACGACGACGGGACCATCGTCGGCGACGCGGAGCTCGATCGGTTGATGACCGCGGTCGACGACCTCGACGCTGCCGTTTCGACGGCCGAATCCGTCGCCAACGACCGTCTCCGCGAGGTTATCCGCGAGCGCGACGTGACGATCGAGGGGACGGACTTCCTCTCGCTCGTCGAGCAGGGCGCGCGGGTCGACTCCCTGCTCGATCGGGAACTCGACGACGACTACGCCGCGGCCGTCGCCGCCGCGCGCGAGCACCTCGTCGACGCCTTGGACCTCCGGCCCGAGGAGGCCGACTTCGCCGAGCGGGCGTTCCCGGAGGACCCCGCGTTCCCGATCGAACACCACGAGACGGTGATCTCGCGGCTCCGGACGGAGCTGAAAGCGGGACGGGACCGCCGCGCGGCCCGACTGAAACGCGAACTGGCGGCCGACCTCTCGGCGCTCCGAGAGCCCGTAGAGCGGCTCGTCCGCGACGCCCTCGAACTCGACGTCGAACTGGCGGTCGCGCGCTTCGCCGACGACTTCGACTGCGCGCTGCCGACGTTCGTCGACCTCGACGGGGACGCGTCGGTCGACGGCGACAACGGGGCACCCGAGAGCGACGCGTCGGGGGGAACCGGTCCCCGAAAGCCGCGCGGTTTCGCCATCGAGGGCGGCCGCTCGCCTCTTCTGGACGTCGAGTACGGCGACGTCGACCCCGTCGACTACGAGGTCTCCGGCGTCACGCTGCTGTCCGGGGTCAACTCCGGCGGGAAGACGTCGACGCTGGATCTGGTTGCGCTGGTCGTCGTCCTCGCGCAGATGGGGCTGCCCGTCCCCGCCGAGCGCGTCGAACTCGAACGCTTCTCCGAGCTCCACTACTACGCCAAAACGCAGGGGACGCTCGACGCGGGCGCGTTCGAGAGCACGCTTCGGGACTTCCGGACGCTGGCGGACGGCGAGACGAACCGGCTCGTCCTCGTCGACGAACTGGAGAGCATCACCGAACCCGGCGCGTCGGCGAAGATCGTCGCGGGCATCTTGGAAGCGCTCGACGAGCAGGCCGCGACCGCCGTCTTCGTCTCGCATCTGGCCCGCGAGATCGTCGAGGCGGCCGACTTCGAGGTCGCCGTCGACGGCATCGAGGCGCTGGGGCTCGAAGACGGCAAACTCGTGGTGAACCGCTCGCCGGTGAAAGACCACCTCGCGCGCTCGACGCCCGAACTCATCGTCGAAAAGCTCGCTGACGGCGACGACTCCGGCTTCTACGACCGGCTGCTGACGAAGTTCTGA